Proteins from a genomic interval of Dendropsophus ebraccatus isolate aDenEbr1 chromosome 6, aDenEbr1.pat, whole genome shotgun sequence:
- the LOC138794862 gene encoding leucine-rich repeat-containing protein 15-like: MWKDCHLIGIVLVLMIPLIYSQCPKECKCLRAGQVDCLGADVVEVPRSIPQNIRNLQILNTEVTELQDGVLENMTSLLILRIEKSELSVIGANAFHNLISLRYLSLAANKLQELSGSLFKDLVKLETLILSNNMITQIHPSLFTPLVNVKDLSLLANNIRSIPRGAFDQMSGLTKLNLAKNNLTRLHPKILEKVTKLQTFRVYENQLKDIPEGLLKTLTNLQEVALQSNQISQITSDMFSNNPNLQKIYLSNNAITSLPQGLFVNLPELSKVTLFENAIKHISTGVFGPMPKLKELWLYDNHLEELVDNAFSNLTQIQLLIISRNKIQSISANAFKGLDELLELSLHTNALSSLNEDVLQSLPKLQNISLHSNRIDHLPAGVFRNKDSLVTIQLQNNSLENLPEEFFTTLAHVNEIRLFNNPWKCDVHILPLKYWITYNLVKLGNQSQLVCTNLPFINVPIADLTEDQLLTLASTVEPELDETTPVYEEISSTVPSEEPKLVTTRTKTTTTTTIQPGNSFDDDNNEDIVHTTDADIITDDKERGGSRLVGVVVAIIVLCCIAIVCTVIACVIYHRKKKNHVVLMRMKQQNEA; the protein is encoded by the coding sequence ATGTGGAAAGACTGCCACCTCATTGGAATTGTGCTCGTCCTTATGATTCCTCTGATCTACAGCCAGTGCCCTAAAGAATGCAAATGCCTTCGAGCTGGTCAGGTAGACTGTTTGGGGGCAGATGTTGTCGAAGTCCCACGGTCTATCCCTCAGAACATCAGGAACCTGCAGATATTAAACACGGAGGTCACTGAACTCCAGGATGGTGTCTTAGAAAATATGACATCGCTGTTAATTTTGAGAATTGAAAAAAGTGAACTCTCTGTTATAGGTGCCAATGCCTTCCATAACCTCATATCCCTTCGTTACCTAAGTTTGGCCGCCAATAAACTGCAAGAATTGTCTGGAAGTTTGTTTAAAGATCTAGTAAAACTAGAGACTCTTATTCTGTCAAACAACATGATTACACAGATTCATCCATCTTTGTTTACTCCACTAGTTAATGTGAAGGACCTCAGTTTATTAGCAAACAATATCCGCTCTATACCAAGGGGAGCTTTTGATCAGATGAGTGGACTTACAAAGCTGAATTTAGCAAAGAATAACCTTACACGTCTACACCCAAAAATCCTAGAAAAAGTTACAAAGCTTCAAACTTTTCGAGTGTATGAAAATCAGCTGAAAGATATCCCTGAAGGTTTATTGAAAACACTGACTAATCTACAAGAGGTTGCACTGCAAAGTAATCAGATAAGTcaaataacttctgatatgttctcCAACAACCCAAATTTACAGAAAATATACTTATCAAACAACGCGATCACATCATTACCCCAAGGATTATTTGTGAATTTAccagaactgtccaaagtaaCTTTATTTGAAAATGCCATAAAGCATATTTCTACTGGAGTGTTTGGGCCAATGCCAAAACTAAAAGAACTATGGTTGTATGATAACCACCTGGAAGAACTTGTGGATAATGCCTTCTCCAATCTAACGCAAATACAGTTATTAATTATATCCAGAAATAAAATCCAATCTATCTCTGCCAATGCTTTTAAAGGCTTAGATGAGCTCCTGGAACTCTCACTACATACCAATGCACTCTCCTCCTTAAATGAGGATGTTCTCCAGAGTCTGCCCAAGCTGCAAAATATCTCCCTTCACAGCAATAGGATTGACCATCTTCCTGCAGGTGTATTTAGGAACAAGGACTCTTTAGTCACCATACAACTACAAAATAATTCTCTAGAGAATCTACCAGAGGAATTTTTTACCACTCTAGCACATGTAAATGAAATAAGACTTTTCAATAACCCATGGAAATGTGATGTTCATATTCTTCCTCTCAAATATTGGATTACGTATAATTTGGTAAAACTTGGAAACCAAAGCCAACTTGTCTGTACCAACCTTCCGTTCATAAATGTGCCCATAGCTGATTTAACAGAAGACCAACTATTGACTTTGGCATCTACAGTTGAACCAGAATTGGATGAAACAACACCTGTTTATGAAGAAATTAGTAGTACTGTCCCTTCTGAAGAGCCTAAATTGGTTACAACAAGAACaaagacaacaacaacaacaacaatacaaCCTGGCAACTCATTTGACGATGATAATAATGAGGATATTGTGCATACCACAGACGCAGACATAATCACTGATGACAAAGAACGTGGTGGAAGTAGGCTGGTTGGAGTAGTTGTTGCAATCATTGTTTTGTGTTGCATAGCAATTGTTTGTACAGTCATTGCTTGTGTAATATACCATAGAAAAAAGAAGAATCACGTTGTGCTCATGAGAATGAAACAACAAAATGAAGCATGA